The following are encoded in a window of Brachyhypopomus gauderio isolate BG-103 chromosome 18, BGAUD_0.2, whole genome shotgun sequence genomic DNA:
- the rps14 gene encoding small ribosomal subunit protein uS11 has translation MAPRKGKEKKEEQVISLGPQVAEGENVFGVCHIFASFNDTFVHVTDLSGKETICRVTGGMKVKADRDESSPYAAMLAAQDVAQRCKELGITALHIKLRATGGNRTKTPGPGAQSALRALARSGMKIGRIEDVTPIPSDSTRRKGGRRGRRL, from the exons ATGGCACCTCGCAAGGGTAAGGAAAAGAAGGAGGAACAGGTGATCAGCCTGGGTCCCCAGGTGGCTGAAGGCGAGAATGTCTTCGGAGTTTGCCACATCTTCGCATCCTTCAACGATACCTTTGTGCATGTCACTGACCTCTCTGGCAA AGAAACGATCTGCCGTGTGACTGGTGGGATGAAGGTGAAGGCCGACAGAGATGAGTCCTCCCCCTACGCTGCCATGTTGGCTGCCCAGGATGTTGCTCAGAGGTGCAAGGAGTTGGGCATCACCGCCCTGCACATCAAACTGAGGGCCACCGGCGGGAACAG GACCAAGACTCCAGGACCAGGAGCACAGTCTGCCCTTAGGGCTCTGGCTCGTTCCGGCATGAAGATCGGCCGCATTG AGGATGTCACCCCTATCCCATCAGACAGCACCCGCAGAAAGGGAGGTCGTCGTGGGCGTCGTCTGTAA
- the cd74b gene encoding CD74 molecule, major histocompatibility complex, class II invariant chain b, producing MDVPQGPLLRSRSEESTDSAGARRGSSNRKAFKVAGLTLLATVLIAGQAFTAYMVYSHKEKLSTLERRSDRLEELSRKASVMRAPVKMAVPMKSLPMVLDELDTTDKKAPASPAPKKDTMTKCQEEASVGSFKPQCDEQGDYLPQQCMEKPQLCWCVDEKGDMLPDSVVQGPAQCNAGPAQE from the exons ATGGATGTGCCGCAGGGACCGCTGCTCCGCAGCCGCAGTGAGGAGAGCACCGACTCAGCTGGAGCTCGCAGGGG GTCTTCCAACAGGAAGGCGTTTAAGGTCGCTGGGCTGACCCTTCTGGCCACCGTGCTCATCGCCGGCCAGGCGTTCACTGCCTACATGGTGTACAGCCACAAGGAGAAGCTCTCCACCCTGGAGAGGCGCTCCGACCGCCTGGAGGAGCTCAGTCGCAAGGCCTCTG TCATGCGTGCCCCTGTGAAGATGGCAGTGCCCATGAAATCCCTCCCTATGGTGCTTGATGAGCTAGATACTACTGACAAGAAA GCTCCAGCCAGTCCTGCTCCTAAGAAAG ACACCATGACCAAGTGTCAGGAGGAGGCCAGCGTGGGCTCCTTCAAGCCCCAGTGTGACGAGCAGGGCGACTACCTTCCTCAGCAGTGTATGGAGAAACCCCAGCTGTGTTGGTGCGTGGACGAGAAGGGAGACATGCTCCCCGACTCTGTAGTCCAAGGTCCTGCTCAGTGCAACGCAG GTCCAGCGCAGGAGTAG